In the Flavobacterium sp. 90 genome, GCCGCAATAAATGTATATAATAATTGGGATAATATTACTGGAGGAACTGGTAAATTTTCAGATATTAAATGGGATAAATTTACTGGTTATACAGTGTCAGGAGCAGCTTCTGGGGCATTAACAGTTTATGGCGGTCCTTATGGTGTAGTTATAGGGGCAGGAGTACAATCGTTTATGAATTCAGCCATTAAAGGAGAAAGTATGCAGCAAACAGTATTAAATACAATGGGAGGAGTTGCAGGGGGATTTGTAACACGAGGTATTGGATTAAGCTTTGATGTTAATTTCACTAATGGACTAATAGGAGGTAATAGTATGTTTAATTCAATTATATCAGGTGCTACTAGAGAGGTATTTGCTAATGTTGGAGGGAATGTTACATATGATCTAATTAGTACAGAATTTAAAAATCCTGATAAAAGTTTTAAAGGAGCTTTAGACCCAGTGAATTTAGGCCTTAGTGCTGTTGGTGGAGGACTAACAGGATTAAATCGATTTGTGGTACAACCATCATATATATCCCAAACACAATCCCCGTTAATAAATTCTTTAGAGTTAAGACCAATAACACCTTTTAATGTAAACCCAAATCTTGTTATTCCTAATTATATTATACCAGCAAGAAATGTGATTCCACCTTCGTTTTATGTTCCTAAGCTTAAACCACAATTTAAAGGATAACTTGTCTAAGAATTATTTATTATGAAACAAATTTTGAATATTGGTGAACATGCTAAAATGGTTGTAATTATTTACATTATCGTTTTGATCTGTATTTCGTTTTACTTTTATAGGAACTTTAAAACAATTGATTATCAGCTTAAAATAATATTGCTTTTTTTGTTTTTCTTTTTTATATACGCTATTTATTACAGTATAGAAAAAAATGAAAAAGTTTTTTTACTAAAAAACAATTTCTCTCTTACAACAGGAAATATTGAAGAATATTTTGTTCCAAAACTTAGAGGACGTGGTAGTAATACTAGTATTAAATATATTTATCGAGTAGATGATCAATTTGTGGAAAATCAATATCAAGAAAATTATTATGTTGATATTCCTGATATCAAGCCTGATTTAAGTCTTTTATATTTGGTTATTTACGAAAAGGCAAATCCTAAGAATAGTTTTATACTCTTAAATTATCCCATCAATTCTTCTGACGACTTAGAGCGGTATAAAAAAATGTTTAAAGAAAAAATTCCTGAAGATGCTATTAAGCAAAATTAAATTTTAAGAAAGGACGTGGTGATATAAACTTATAGTATTGGCTTACATGACGGAGTAGGAAATAAACTTATAGGATTAGCCATCTTAGATAAAAATTAAATACATTTTATTGCGTTTATAATGTAGTAAACAAAAATCCCTATATCGTTTTGAATTATATTGGATTAGTAAACATTTAGAAGAAAACATAAAAGGGTAAACCGTCTGGATTAAATTTCAGGCGGTTTTAATTAAAAAAAGCCGATAGTTTAGAAACTATCGGCTTTTTACAACTAACACAAACAATTTTATTTTACGAACTTGTTGATGATCGCATCTGTTTCTGCTTTTGTAGCGTCTGGTTTTAAATCAAACAAAAGAGAATACAGCGCTTTTCTATCAACTTTAGCTTCTAAGTTTAAGTCTTGGTGTCTGTCAAATAGCGTTTGCCATTTGTCACGAACATTTTTCCAAAGTGCATTGTTGGCAACCCACCATTTTTGAGCAGCGATACATTTAACATCTGGAACTTTAGTATAAACATCTAGTCCTTTTTCTTGTGCTAACAAAACATCTTTTCCACTGTCATCTCTAACCAATTTATCGTTGTCTTGCTCATGATTCCATCCTGTAGCAGTAATTTCGTGAATATTTCTTCTTTTCAAAACATTGTAATCATTACGTATAGTTTGCTCTCTTCTTGGTAGAGGTGCATCAGCAACGTTTGCCCAATAATCTTGTCCGTCAACGTGTACCCAAGTCGAAGATCCTTCATATCTTGGACTATCATCTACCTGATATACTTTTTGAGTCCATTGACCTTTAACAGCTTTCTTGTCTAATTTTTTGTATTTCCAAGAAGTTCCTTTGTCAAATGAATATAAATCAGTGTTTTCATATAGCCAATCTTGTCTCCAGTGTTTGATGATCATATCATCACTTACTATTAATAAGTGTTGCATTACAATTTTATTTGGAGTGTCTTCTAAAAGTTCTACCCATTCTAATGCAGATTCGTGTTTAGTTGGTGAAGATTTATATGTAATAGAATCTTTAGGGTACTTAAAAGTTTCTGTAAAATTAAATTTTACTTCATAACAACCACACATTGATTTGATTGACTTAATGTCTTGTTGTTTTTTGTCCTGACTGAAACCAAGGCTGCATGTCAAAGCCATTAAGGCTGAAAAATAGAGGCTTTTTGAAATCATAACTTTATTTTTTTGTTTTAAAATTTTTCGCAAATATATGGTTTTTATTTAGAACAAATAAAAATAGTTTCTATATTTGCGTCATTATTAAGACTGAATAAAAATAATGAAAATAAAATTTACCCTTTTTGCTGCTTTTCTTTTTTGCCAAATATCTTTTGCGCAAGAGAAACAAAAAGATAGTATAAAATCGAATGAATTATCAGAAGTTACTGTTACAACGGCAACAAGAACTGAAAGGGTGCTTTCTTCTTTGCCATTACCAATGACAGTTATTACATCTGAAGCAATTATAAAATCGGGTGTTACAAGATTAAATGAAATTCTAAATGAACAAACAGGGATTATTTTAATTCCGGATGAAAGTGGTTTTGAAGGTGTTCAGATTCAGGGTTTAGATGCAGCTTATACTATGATTCTGATCGACGGAGTTCCTCTTGTGGGAAGAAGTTCGGGAGTTTTAGATTTATCAAGAATTTCTGTTGGAAATATAGAGCGAATTGAAATTGTAAAAGGAGCGTCTTCTGCTTTATATGGTTCAGAAGCAATGGGCGGGGTGATTAATGTAATTACAAAAAGACCTAAAAAAGATATGTTTTCAGGTAATCTGTCTTATCGATATGGTACATTTAATACCAATGATGCGAATGCTAATTTACTTTGGAAGAAGAAAAAATTTGCAGCCAACTTATTTACCAATTATTATTCAACTGACGGATTTGACTTAAATAAAGATTCCTGGTTACAGAATGTTGAAAAATATCATAACACGACAATTCAGCCAAAAATATATTACGATTTTTCGGAAAATCTTAAATTAACTGTAAGTAACCGTTTTTTTAATCAAAAGATGGATAACAAAGCTATAATTGAAAATGAAAAGTATACTGGTGACGCAAAAGAAAATGAATGGAATTCACAAATTAAATTAGAACATAGATGGAATTCCAGATTATACTGGGAATATGAAATGTATGCTACGAATTATAAGAATGATGCTTTTTTGAATAATCCGGATAATGTACTTTTTGAGAAAACATATTATAATCAATGGCTTGTTCGACCAGAAATTAGAACAACGTGGTCTATAAATAGGGATAAATTAACAGCTGGAGCAGGATTAAATTATGAAACGTTGGATCGTACGTATTTTGCTAATAATGTCCAGTTTAATTCGC is a window encoding:
- a CDS encoding DUF6607 family protein, which codes for MISKSLYFSALMALTCSLGFSQDKKQQDIKSIKSMCGCYEVKFNFTETFKYPKDSITYKSSPTKHESALEWVELLEDTPNKIVMQHLLIVSDDMIIKHWRQDWLYENTDLYSFDKGTSWKYKKLDKKAVKGQWTQKVYQVDDSPRYEGSSTWVHVDGQDYWANVADAPLPRREQTIRNDYNVLKRRNIHEITATGWNHEQDNDKLVRDDSGKDVLLAQEKGLDVYTKVPDVKCIAAQKWWVANNALWKNVRDKWQTLFDRHQDLNLEAKVDRKALYSLLFDLKPDATKAETDAIINKFVK
- a CDS encoding TonB-dependent receptor; this encodes MKIKFTLFAAFLFCQISFAQEKQKDSIKSNELSEVTVTTATRTERVLSSLPLPMTVITSEAIIKSGVTRLNEILNEQTGIILIPDESGFEGVQIQGLDAAYTMILIDGVPLVGRSSGVLDLSRISVGNIERIEIVKGASSALYGSEAMGGVINVITKRPKKDMFSGNLSYRYGTFNTNDANANLLWKKKKFAANLFTNYYSTDGFDLNKDSWLQNVEKYHNTTIQPKIYYDFSENLKLTVSNRFFNQKMDNKAIIENEKYTGDAKENEWNSQIKLEHRWNSRLYWEYEMYATNYKNDAFLNNPDNVLFEKTYYNQWLVRPEIRTTWSINRDKLTAGAGLNYETLDRTYFANNVQFNSQYIYLQYDYNPTEKLNILAGFRYDNHSEYASQLSPKLAVNYRFNTNFSLKGSVGYGYKAPDFRQLYFDFTNPSVGYTVLGYNVAEARLNEFESQGLLSSRVAGVNFDQPLKPESSINFNFGGYYRKNKLKIELNAFYNSISDLIDTGVVAAKKSGQNIFSYFNYSKVFTYGLEFNSTYNFTKDFSASLGYQFLTAKDKSVVDNFEEHQYIRNSDLQTIKIDKSDYFGLYNRSKHTANVKFGYTIPSIKADVNLRVLYRSKYGLFDTNGNGILDKYDNFIGDYFIANLSASKYIMDKFMLQAGANNLFNYTDPSQIPSLAGRQLYARIQYNF